A genomic segment from Spinacia oleracea cultivar Varoflay chromosome 3, BTI_SOV_V1, whole genome shotgun sequence encodes:
- the LOC110796342 gene encoding adenine phosphoribosyltransferase 1, giving the protein MHPLRILSAPQTVTAASITQPQTSRAYPVLNNCCQPLSNTHTPKLSLYSSLFSLSSSLPYRRCHLRSNCVSPINMALDSEVPQDDRISRIASSIRIIPNFPKPGIMFQDITTMLLDPKAFKDTIDLFVERYKGKDISVVAGVEARGFIFGPPIALAIGAKFVPMRKPGKLPGAVISEEYSLEYGTDKMEMHVGAVEAGERAIIIDDLIATGGTLSAALKLLERVGVQVVESACLIELPELKGRERLGDNPLFVLIKSA; this is encoded by the exons ATGCACCCTTTAAGAATACTTTCAGCACCCCAGACAGTCACTGCCGCCAGCATTACTCAGCCCCAAACATCAAGGGCATATCCGGTACTAAATAATTGTTGTCAACCCTTGAGTAATACTCACACACCAAAGTTGTCACTGTACTCCTcccttttttctctctcctcttccctCCCTTACCGCCGTTGCCATCTTCGTTCTAACTGTGTTAGTCCGATCAATATGGCGTTGGATTCAGAAGTTCCTCAGGATGATAGAATCTCAAGAATCGCTTCTTCTATTCGTATCATCCCTAACTTCCCTAAACCTG GCATTATGTTTCAGGATATCACTACCATGCTCTTGGATCCAAAGGCTTTCAAGGACACCATTGATTTGTTTGTTGAAAGATACAAGGGGAAAGACATCTCGGTTGTTGCAG GGGTCGAGGCTAGAGGCTTCATTTTTGGTCCTCCCATTGCATTGGCCATTGGAGCTAAATTCGTTCCAATGAGGAAGCCTGGGAAATTACCTG GGGCTGTCATTTCGGAGGAGTACTCATTGGAATACGGAACAGACAAAATGGAGATGCATGTTGGTGCGGTAGAAGCAGGAGAGCGAGCTATAATCATTGATGATCTCATAGCTACTGGAGGGACCTTGTCTGCTGCACTTAAGCTGCTTG AGCGTGTAGGAGTGCAGGTTGTCGAGTCTGCCTGTCTTATAGAGCTTCCAGAACTGAAG GGTCGAGAACGGTTAGGTGACAACCCTCTATTTGTTCTTATTAAATCAGCTTGA